A portion of the Pedobacter cryoconitis genome contains these proteins:
- the gltB gene encoding glutamate synthase large subunit, translating to MEQIEENQGLYNSSFEHDACGIGFVAHVKGRKSQQIISDAITILENLDHRGACGAEINTGDGAGIMIQVPHEFLYDECLKIGFSLNQSGDYGVGMLFLPKDVRAREECREVIYRAAEKLDLEVLGFRKVNTNTEGIGDMALSVEPEMEQVFVARPDQIAAGADFERKLYVFKNYLTKTILNTVKGIKADFYIASFSSRTIVYKGQLTSMQVRTYFTELSDKRVVSAFGLVHSRFATNTFPSWRLAQPFRYIAHNGEINTLQGNLNWFRASVKSFASSYFTAEELNILLPVIDETQSDSGCLDNIIELLLHAGRSLPHVLMMLIPEAWDGNDDMDELKQAFYKFHATLMEPWDGPAAIAFTDGNLIGATLDRNGLRPSRYAITKDDRVIMASESGVLALDQSQIIEKGRLTPGKMFVVDMEQGRIISDDEIKTEVCSRRPYADWLNQYQIRLEELSDPRVVFTGLSQESIFKYHQVFGYSREDIDLILKPMAIEAKEPIGSMGTDIPLAVLSQKPQHLSSYFKQLFAQVTNPPIDPIREKVVMSLAGFMGNNGNLLEEHAMQCHCVGIKHPILTNLELEKVRSIDTGVFQSKTLQTYFRADGKPGSLAKGLERLCRYAVDAVEDGFQVIVLSDRALDSEHAAIPSLMAVSAVHHHLIRKGHRGAVGIVVEAGDVWEVHHFACLIGFGATAVNPYLALETISGFDQESDLKPEKLIQNYIYAVNSGLLKIFSKMGISTLQSYHGAQIFEILGIHKSVVDSYFSGAVSRIGGLGLDDIAREALIKHSRVFGKSTRPDMLLPTGGNYKWRRKGEQHLFNPQTIHLLQNATRKNDYNVYKQYSKLVNEQTKQAYTIRGLFEFNYNRAPVSLTEVEPVEAILKRFATGAMSFGSISHEAHSTLAIAMNRIGGKSNTGEGGEDELRYEVLPNGDSMRSAIKQIASARFGVTSNYLTNADELQIKMAQGAKPGEGGQLPGHKVDDWIAKVRHATPGVGLISPPPHHDIYSIEDLAQLIFDLKNANRAARINVKLVSKAGVGTIAAGVAKAHADVILVSGFDGGTGASPLTSIQHAGLPWELGLAEAHQTLVKNRLRSRVVLQTDGQLKTGKDIAIATLLGAEEWGVATAALVTSGCIMMRKCHLNTCPVGVATQDPDLRKLFTGDADHVVNLFHFLAEELRETMAELGFRTVEEMVGQADALSLRAIDDADWKLKNLDLSAILYKAPDNGLSLFQTESQDHGISNVLDHELIAASQPALLNKEPVFKEFEVKNTDRALGTMLSNEVSKIYKGVGLPPDTINFKFHGSAGQSFGAFAARGISLELEGEGNDYVGKGLSGARLSIYPFREVTYVPEQNIIIGNVALYGATSGELFVRGLAGERFAVRNSGATAVVEGLGDHGCEYMTGGEVLVLGNTGSNFAAGMSGGVAWIYDVNGDFPNKCNKEMVDLDPLNEEDELRINSLLRKHIQLTKSRLAEFILSDWATQSAHFVKVFPKEYKAVLLKRSNKVKTS from the coding sequence ATGGAACAAATAGAAGAAAATCAGGGCTTATACAATTCAAGCTTTGAGCATGATGCTTGCGGTATTGGTTTTGTTGCCCACGTAAAGGGAAGGAAGTCACAACAAATAATTTCAGATGCTATTACAATCTTAGAAAATCTCGACCATCGGGGTGCATGCGGTGCTGAAATTAATACTGGTGATGGTGCCGGGATTATGATACAGGTTCCACATGAGTTTTTATATGACGAGTGCCTTAAAATTGGATTTAGCTTAAATCAATCTGGCGACTATGGCGTTGGGATGTTATTTCTCCCAAAGGATGTGAGAGCGCGCGAGGAATGCCGGGAAGTGATTTACCGTGCTGCCGAAAAATTAGACCTGGAAGTATTAGGGTTTAGAAAAGTAAATACCAATACAGAAGGTATTGGAGATATGGCTTTATCTGTAGAGCCTGAAATGGAGCAAGTATTTGTAGCGAGACCTGACCAGATCGCTGCCGGTGCTGACTTTGAACGTAAACTATATGTATTCAAAAATTACCTGACTAAAACTATTCTGAATACAGTTAAAGGAATTAAAGCTGATTTTTATATCGCTTCTTTTTCTTCTCGTACTATAGTTTACAAAGGTCAGCTGACTTCCATGCAGGTTCGCACTTATTTTACAGAGTTAAGCGACAAAAGAGTTGTTTCTGCGTTTGGCTTAGTCCATTCAAGATTTGCAACGAACACTTTTCCTTCGTGGAGATTGGCACAACCTTTCCGTTACATTGCCCACAATGGTGAAATCAATACTTTACAAGGCAATTTAAACTGGTTCCGTGCCAGTGTAAAATCTTTCGCCTCTAGTTATTTTACTGCCGAAGAATTAAACATTCTGTTACCAGTAATTGATGAGACACAATCTGACTCTGGTTGTTTGGATAATATTATCGAGTTATTACTGCATGCGGGCCGTTCTCTGCCACATGTATTAATGATGCTGATCCCTGAGGCTTGGGATGGAAATGACGACATGGATGAGCTTAAACAGGCTTTTTATAAATTCCATGCAACTCTGATGGAGCCTTGGGATGGGCCTGCAGCCATTGCATTTACAGATGGTAATTTAATTGGGGCAACTTTAGATAGAAATGGATTAAGACCGTCAAGATATGCGATCACTAAAGATGACCGCGTAATTATGGCTTCTGAGTCGGGTGTATTGGCTTTAGATCAAAGCCAGATCATTGAAAAAGGAAGGTTGACACCAGGAAAAATGTTCGTGGTAGATATGGAGCAGGGCAGGATTATCAGTGATGATGAAATCAAAACTGAGGTTTGCAGCCGCCGTCCTTATGCGGATTGGTTAAATCAATACCAGATCCGTTTAGAGGAATTATCTGATCCAAGAGTGGTATTTACAGGTTTATCTCAAGAGTCTATATTTAAATATCACCAGGTATTTGGTTATAGCAGAGAAGATATTGATCTGATCTTAAAGCCAATGGCTATTGAGGCGAAAGAACCGATAGGATCGATGGGTACTGATATTCCTTTAGCTGTTTTATCACAGAAACCACAGCACTTGTCTTCTTACTTTAAACAATTGTTTGCACAGGTAACGAATCCACCGATTGACCCGATCAGGGAAAAAGTGGTCATGAGCCTTGCCGGGTTTATGGGTAATAATGGTAATTTATTAGAGGAACATGCCATGCAATGCCATTGTGTGGGTATTAAACATCCGATATTAACGAATCTGGAGTTAGAGAAAGTAAGAAGTATTGATACTGGGGTATTCCAGTCTAAGACACTACAAACTTATTTCAGGGCGGATGGTAAACCAGGTTCTCTGGCTAAGGGCTTAGAGCGTTTATGCCGTTATGCGGTTGATGCGGTTGAAGATGGTTTCCAGGTGATTGTTTTATCTGATCGTGCATTGGATTCAGAACATGCTGCAATTCCTTCACTGATGGCTGTATCTGCGGTGCATCACCATTTGATCCGTAAGGGGCATCGTGGCGCTGTAGGTATTGTGGTTGAGGCTGGGGATGTTTGGGAAGTTCACCATTTTGCTTGTTTAATTGGCTTTGGTGCAACTGCTGTCAATCCTTATCTGGCTTTGGAAACGATTTCAGGCTTTGACCAGGAAAGTGATCTTAAACCAGAAAAACTAATTCAGAATTATATATATGCTGTGAATAGTGGTTTGTTGAAGATTTTCTCAAAAATGGGGATTTCAACATTACAATCTTACCATGGTGCACAGATATTTGAGATATTAGGTATCCACAAAAGTGTAGTTGATAGCTATTTCAGCGGCGCTGTATCAAGAATCGGTGGATTAGGATTGGATGATATTGCCAGAGAGGCTTTGATTAAACATAGCCGTGTATTTGGTAAATCTACGCGTCCTGATATGTTGCTGCCTACTGGTGGAAATTATAAATGGAGAAGAAAAGGGGAGCAGCATTTGTTTAATCCGCAGACGATCCATTTATTACAGAATGCAACCCGTAAAAATGATTATAATGTTTATAAGCAGTATAGTAAACTGGTTAATGAGCAAACTAAGCAGGCCTATACGATCCGCGGTTTATTTGAATTCAACTATAACCGTGCGCCTGTTTCATTGACTGAGGTTGAACCTGTTGAAGCTATATTAAAACGTTTTGCTACCGGAGCGATGTCTTTTGGATCTATTTCTCATGAAGCACACTCCACTTTAGCGATTGCGATGAACCGCATTGGCGGAAAGAGTAATACTGGTGAAGGTGGCGAGGATGAATTAAGGTATGAAGTCTTGCCAAATGGTGATTCTATGCGTTCTGCGATCAAGCAGATTGCTTCGGCAAGGTTTGGGGTAACCAGTAATTACCTGACTAATGCAGATGAATTACAAATTAAAATGGCCCAGGGAGCGAAACCTGGTGAAGGTGGTCAATTACCTGGTCATAAGGTGGATGACTGGATTGCAAAAGTCCGTCATGCGACACCTGGTGTAGGTTTGATTTCTCCGCCTCCGCACCATGATATTTATTCTATTGAAGATTTAGCGCAATTGATTTTTGACCTTAAGAATGCCAACAGAGCGGCAAGGATCAATGTTAAATTGGTTTCTAAAGCTGGCGTAGGTACTATTGCAGCTGGGGTGGCGAAAGCACATGCTGATGTGATCCTGGTTTCTGGTTTTGATGGTGGTACAGGGGCTTCACCGCTTACTTCTATACAGCATGCTGGTTTACCTTGGGAATTGGGTTTGGCTGAAGCGCATCAGACTTTAGTTAAAAACCGCTTGCGCAGCAGGGTTGTTTTACAGACTGATGGTCAGTTAAAAACGGGTAAAGATATTGCTATAGCGACTTTATTAGGTGCAGAAGAATGGGGGGTAGCTACGGCTGCTTTAGTAACTTCGGGTTGTATTATGATGAGAAAGTGTCATTTAAATACTTGTCCGGTTGGGGTTGCTACACAGGATCCTGATTTGAGAAAACTGTTTACGGGTGATGCTGATCATGTGGTTAATCTTTTCCACTTCCTGGCTGAAGAGCTTCGGGAAACTATGGCTGAATTAGGTTTCAGAACTGTGGAAGAAATGGTTGGTCAGGCTGATGCTTTGAGTTTACGTGCGATTGATGATGCTGACTGGAAATTAAAGAATCTTGATCTTTCTGCAATTTTATATAAGGCACCTGACAATGGTTTGAGTTTATTCCAAACTGAATCACAAGATCATGGAATCAGCAATGTACTGGATCATGAACTGATTGCAGCTTCTCAACCTGCTTTATTAAATAAAGAACCTGTTTTCAAAGAGTTTGAGGTTAAAAATACGGACCGCGCATTGGGTACCATGTTATCAAATGAAGTGTCTAAAATTTATAAAGGAGTAGGATTGCCTCCTGATACGATCAATTTTAAATTCCATGGTTCTGCGGGGCAGAGTTTTGGTGCTTTTGCGGCAAGAGGAATCTCGCTTGAATTAGAAGGGGAAGGAAATGATTATGTAGGTAAGGGGCTATCGGGAGCACGTTTATCGATCTATCCGTTCCGTGAAGTAACCTATGTGCCAGAACAGAATATCATTATTGGTAATGTGGCTTTATATGGTGCGACTTCTGGCGAACTGTTTGTCAGAGGTCTGGCCGGTGAACGTTTTGCCGTTAGAAATTCTGGAGCTACAGCTGTAGTGGAAGGTTTAGGAGATCATGGTTGTGAGTATATGACTGGTGGTGAGGTACTTGTTCTTGGAAATACGGGCAGCAATTTTGCAGCTGGTATGAGCGGAGGGGTAGCCTGGATTTACGATGTGAATGGAGATTTTCCTAACAAATGCAATAAGGAAATGGTAGATCTTGATCCTTTAAATGAGGAAGATGAATTGCGGATTAACAGTTTGTTAAGAAAACATATCCAATTGACAAAAAGCAGATTAGCTGAATTCATATTAAGTGATTGGGCAACACAATCTGCGCATTTTGTTAAAGTATTCCCTAAAGAGTACAAAGCGGTTTTATTGAAAAGAAGTAATAAAGTTAAGACATCATAA
- a CDS encoding glutamate synthase subunit beta, whose product MGKVTGFLEYERTAPVKQDAKERLKHYNEFVVAFEQDQVKQEAARCMDCGVPFCQSGCPLGNVIPEFNEAVYKAEWEIAANILLSTNNFPEFTGRICPAPCESACVLGINKSPVSIEDIEKHIIEIAFNKGYIKAEPPLIRSGKKVAVIGSGPAGLAAAAQLNKAGHEVVVYERDDTPGGLLNYGIPDFKLQKDVVTRRISLMEKEGIEFKCNANVGVNVELNTLLREYQSIVLAGGSTIPRDLNVTGRSAKGVHYAMDFLKQQNKRVRNFSIDQEQILATGKDVIVIGGGDTGSDCIGTSNRQGAKSVTQFEIMPMPAQSRTENMPWPSYPMLLKVTSSHEEGCNRAWGVNTKAFIADENGALKALQVVDVEWEIDAVGRPVNFKEIEGTVRELPCQLVLLAMGFLYPQKEGLLEKLGVELDNRGNVKAEEGKYQTNIAKIFTAGDMRRGQSLVVWAISEGREAARKVDEYLMGSSRLPTKDGIPYA is encoded by the coding sequence ATGGGAAAAGTAACCGGATTTTTAGAGTATGAGAGAACTGCTCCTGTAAAGCAAGATGCAAAAGAGCGTTTAAAACATTATAATGAATTTGTTGTCGCGTTTGAGCAGGATCAGGTCAAACAAGAGGCTGCACGTTGTATGGATTGCGGCGTACCATTTTGTCAGTCGGGTTGTCCGCTGGGAAATGTAATCCCTGAGTTTAACGAAGCAGTATATAAAGCGGAGTGGGAGATAGCAGCCAATATTTTATTGAGTACCAATAATTTCCCTGAGTTTACGGGAAGGATTTGTCCTGCGCCTTGCGAGTCTGCTTGTGTATTGGGAATTAACAAATCTCCTGTTTCTATTGAAGATATAGAAAAACATATTATTGAAATTGCTTTCAATAAGGGATATATTAAAGCAGAACCGCCATTGATCCGCAGCGGTAAAAAAGTAGCGGTAATTGGTTCTGGCCCTGCTGGTTTAGCAGCTGCTGCACAATTGAATAAAGCCGGACATGAAGTGGTCGTTTATGAACGTGACGACACTCCTGGTGGTTTATTAAATTATGGTATTCCTGATTTTAAATTACAGAAGGACGTTGTGACCAGAAGGATCAGCCTGATGGAGAAGGAGGGAATTGAGTTCAAGTGTAATGCCAATGTTGGTGTGAATGTTGAGCTGAATACTTTGCTGAGAGAGTATCAGTCAATTGTTTTGGCTGGTGGTTCTACTATCCCGCGTGATTTGAACGTGACTGGCAGATCGGCTAAAGGAGTTCATTATGCTATGGATTTCTTAAAGCAACAAAATAAAAGAGTACGTAATTTCAGTATTGATCAGGAGCAGATCCTGGCTACCGGAAAGGATGTGATTGTAATTGGTGGTGGTGATACAGGTTCTGATTGTATCGGAACTTCAAATCGCCAGGGGGCAAAGTCTGTAACTCAGTTTGAGATTATGCCTATGCCTGCTCAGAGCCGTACCGAGAATATGCCATGGCCTTCTTATCCGATGTTATTGAAAGTAACCAGTTCTCATGAGGAAGGTTGCAACAGAGCATGGGGGGTAAATACAAAGGCTTTTATTGCGGATGAAAATGGCGCATTGAAGGCTTTGCAGGTTGTAGATGTGGAATGGGAAATTGATGCAGTCGGACGTCCTGTAAATTTTAAAGAAATTGAGGGTACAGTACGTGAGTTACCTTGTCAGCTGGTTTTATTGGCAATGGGTTTCTTATATCCTCAGAAAGAAGGACTGCTGGAGAAATTAGGCGTTGAGCTGGATAACAGAGGCAATGTAAAAGCTGAAGAAGGTAAGTATCAAACCAATATCGCCAAGATTTTTACGGCTGGTGATATGAGAAGAGGACAATCTCTAGTAGTTTGGGCAATATCAGAGGGTAGAGAAGCGGCAAGAAAAGTCGATGAGTACCTGATGGGATCAAGCAGATTACCTACTAAGGACGGTATTCCTTACGCATAA
- the fsa gene encoding fructose-6-phosphate aldolase — translation MKFFIDTANLEQIKEAQDLGVLDGVTTNPSLMAKEGISGDQNVIDHYKAICAIVDGDVSAEVISTDFENIIKEGEALAKLDPKIVVKVPMIKDGVKAIKYFSSKGIRTNCTLIFSSGQALLAAKAGATYVSPFLGRLDDIGTDGLQLIEDIRLIFDNYGYATEILAASIRGPLHIINCAKLGADVMTGPLSAILGLLKHPLTDSGLATFLADHKKAAEAKA, via the coding sequence ATGAAATTTTTCATTGACACAGCTAATCTTGAGCAAATCAAAGAAGCACAAGATCTTGGTGTATTAGATGGTGTAACGACCAATCCGAGCCTTATGGCTAAAGAAGGTATTTCAGGCGATCAGAACGTTATCGATCATTACAAAGCAATTTGTGCGATCGTTGACGGAGACGTGAGTGCTGAAGTTATCTCTACAGATTTTGAAAATATTATTAAAGAAGGCGAAGCTTTAGCTAAACTTGATCCAAAAATCGTAGTTAAAGTTCCGATGATTAAAGACGGTGTTAAAGCCATCAAATATTTCTCTTCAAAAGGGATCAGAACAAACTGTACATTGATTTTCTCCTCAGGACAAGCTTTATTAGCTGCTAAAGCAGGTGCTACTTACGTATCTCCCTTCCTTGGCCGTTTAGATGATATAGGTACTGACGGTTTACAATTAATCGAAGATATCCGTTTAATTTTTGATAACTACGGTTATGCAACTGAAATTCTTGCTGCTTCTATCCGTGGACCATTACACATTATCAACTGTGCTAAATTAGGTGCAGATGTAATGACTGGCCCATTGTCAGCTATTTTAGGTTTATTAAAACACCCATTAACTGACAGCGGATTAGCTACATTCCTTGCTGATCACAAAAAAGCAGCTGAAGCTAAGGCATAA
- a CDS encoding D-glycero-alpha-D-manno-heptose-1,7-bisphosphate 7-phosphatase → MNKAIFLDRDGVLNHERNDYICRVEDFEVLEYQIPPLKRLFDEGYLLVIITNQGGIALQRYTEDTLAEMHEILFNKFEELGAEIIHAYYCPHHPTVNGECECRKPKSGMLLEAIAEYNIDPALSVMIGDKPRDVEAANGAGVKGILIEPDEQIDYEKVKAVLEGE, encoded by the coding sequence ATGAATAAAGCAATTTTTTTAGACCGTGATGGGGTCCTTAATCATGAGCGGAATGATTACATCTGCCGGGTAGAAGATTTTGAAGTACTGGAATATCAGATTCCTCCTTTAAAAAGATTATTTGACGAAGGTTATCTTTTAGTAATCATTACCAACCAGGGAGGAATTGCCCTGCAGCGTTATACGGAAGATACATTGGCAGAAATGCACGAAATATTGTTCAACAAGTTTGAAGAGTTGGGCGCTGAGATTATTCATGCTTATTATTGCCCGCATCACCCAACCGTAAATGGGGAGTGTGAATGCCGCAAGCCTAAGTCTGGAATGTTACTTGAAGCTATTGCAGAATATAATATTGATCCCGCATTGTCAGTCATGATTGGTGATAAACCAAGAGATGTGGAAGCTGCAAACGGAGCAGGGGTGAAGGGTATATTGATTGAACCTGATGAACAGATTGATTATGAAAAAGTAAAGGCTGTTTTGGAGGGGGAATAG